The Raphanus sativus cultivar WK10039 unplaced genomic scaffold, ASM80110v3 Scaffold0707, whole genome shotgun sequence genome includes the window GGTGGCTGACGCGACTGCAGGTCCAAATTGGTTGCTTCCACACCCAAGATCCCAAAAGGAAGTCGAGCTTCATATTTACCTTACAACTATGAATTTGCCTCTTCCTTTACATGATAATGATGTGATTGAATGGCATGCTGCTGATCATTCTTCTTCCGTTTTCAGGTCATCCACTACATGGGAGATTTTGCGGccaagagaggaagagaaggatTGGGTTGATGTTGTCTGGTTCAAAGGGGGAATCCCGAAGCTTGCGTTCACTATGTGGATAGCAAATTATGACAGACTCCCAACCAGAGCCCGACTAGCGTCCTGGGGACTTCAAATCTCACCATCTTGTCCGTTCTGCTCGCGGTTCGATGAAACAAGAGACCACTTGCTCCTGTCGTGTGAATTTAGTATGATTGTGTGGCAGGCGATCCTTATCAGATGCCAACCCCCGCCTGCTATGTTCACTTCTTGGTCGGAACTACTCTCCTGGATTCGATCATCGCCTTCAAAGAGGCTCACTCTCTTGAGGAAGCTGGCTGTGCATTCAGCCATCTTCCACATTTGGAAGCAGAGGAACAACCTAATCCATAATCAAGTGTCCATTCATCCTACTGTGGTGTTCCAAAGCGTGGATAGACAGCTAAGAAATATCATCTCTGCTAGAAGACCAAGGAAACCTTTCGATAAGCTCATGTCAATGTGGTTGCGATAGGCTTCCTTTCTGTTTTTAACCTTTGATCcatcttgtttttattttctttttgccaAGATGGCCCAAGCCTAAGTTGTACTTTGTAAACTTTTGttcattatatgatatttacggtttagcaaaaaaaaaaaaaatatttgtcttCCAAGCTATAAAATATAGAATCCTGAATATTTGCAGTTTCACTTTAGTTTTGGAATATATGAATCAAGTTTgtcaaaattagctaaaattgGGTCAGCAATGCCACGACTTGGAAGCTATAgatgaccaaaagaaaaatttatgaGAAAAGGGCAAAAAGAATAATCTTTTTGGGTTGTAAGAGAGCCTAATAATGTTTTCAACTCTTAAGGCCCAAACTAAGAATTGAATCGGGCCTAGAATGGATTCGTATAAAAGATGTCAAAGCGCATATAGGTGGTAGATATTTTCAAGTGGTAGGGAAGATATTTTTCAACAAGCTGTAATCTGACCGTCGATAAAAGTTGTTTGTCACTCCTACGTGGCATGATCTGAACAGTCCAAATCAATAAAACAGTGCCCGTTAAACAGAAAGCggatttcaaataattttcaaaactaaacgTCGTTCATAGAGGCGATTCAGTTCCGACTCCCGCCATATAAAACCCTAAGCAAATCCACTCATAATCTCAAATCCCACTCTCTCACACTCTCGTTTCAAGCTCAGATCTCCACAGCGAAAAATGCTTTCTGCTCTCAAGTAAGCGATCGATCCTTCTTCCTCCTTTCTTCGTTTCGATTTCGCTTTTTCTCTGTAGTTTCCGTGTGTGTATAAACTCTGAATCTCCTCTCGTTTTCTCCCGATGAATCGTAGATCCGAAGAGACGAGCCAGATGCAGATCGTTGAGCGAGAAGAGATCGACGACGATGACGATCTGTTCGAAGCGATCGACAAACGTAAGATTTCGAAATCGATTCTCGCTTCCGGTTGTTGTACTGTTTTCTAGGATCTTCGATTGCTGCTTGTTATCTCCTCTTGTGTCTTGCGAACCAGATCTAGAATCGTTCCTCTAGTTTGCTACAGATTCTCGAATCTCTGCTTGATTTCGATTCTAGTATTGAATCTAGGACACTTATCGACTTCTCCTGAGCATAGATTGTTACTAGATTGCGAATCTAAACCGATCTCATATACTATTTGGTACCGATCGAGTTTTATTTCCTTGTCACAGTGATCGCCCAAGGTATAAACGCTGGAGATGTTAAGAAACTGCAAGATGCTGGGATCCACACCTGTAATGGTCTGATGATGCATACCAAGAAGGTATATAGAAACACACACCTGATATTACTTTGGGTTTACACTATCTAGGATATTGATTGGATGAATGTGTTGTTATAATTGACGCAGAACCTCACTGGAATCAAAGGTTTATCAGAGGCCAAAGTTGACAAAATCTGTGAAGCTGCTGAGAAGATAGTGGTTAGCTTATAATATTCTAAACTTGTTGCTTACAATCAATGTGTCATCTTAAAGCTTTCATGCTTTTGCgtcttttttaattgttgacAACATTCTTTCTTCAGAACTTTGGATATATGACTGGAAGTGATGCTCTTCTCAAGGTTAGATTCATTGAATTATACTAAGGTTTAGATGTCTGCCTTGCAATTAAGTCCTGATGCCGAAACGTTGTTTTTGTTTACAGAGAAAATCAGTTGTTCATATCACTACAGGTTGCCAAGCTCTTGATGATCTCTTAGGAGGTATACTAAGTGTTGCTTTTACGGTTTATCAATCTTATCACACTACTCGAAAGTTCTGGTTTGATTTCTCAACAATGCTTGGTAGGTGGAATTGAGACCTCAGCTATCACAGAGGCTTTTGGGGAATTCAGGTGAGAAGCAGAGCCCAGCTCTTTAAGTTTCCTGTCAATAGCTTGTATTCTAATCGAGGTTTGATTTTCACTTCAGGTCTGGGAAAACTCAGTTAGCGCATACCCTTTGTGTCACTACGCAGGTTGGTTTATTTCCTGAAGTCGCAATATGAATGAATTTATATGGTGTTTTCGTTTAACTGTCAAAGGcatgatttgagtttttttacgTTCTTTCAACATATATAACCGTTGAGGTCTCTGTCTCTCACTGCTACTAGTACTTATTTATGTGTTGATGTTATGCAGCTGCCCACAAACATGAAAGGAGGGAATGGAAAAGTTGCTTACATTGACACTGAAGGAACCTTGTATCCTTAACATCTTATTAGAGAAATTCTTCTGGTCCATTCTTTATAGCTAGCTTTATGTTTGTATTTCATGTTGTTTTTTTCCTTAACCCTGAAATTTGTAGCCGCCCTGACCGGATCGTCCCAATTGCTGAAAGATTCGGAATGGACCCAGGAGCTGTGCTTGACAATGTAAGCATCATTTTTAAGTTCACATGTTAACACTCAGGACTACAAACGACGTTCACAGTACTTATCATCGGGATGTTAACAGATCATTTATGCTCGTGCTTACACCTATGAGCATCAATTCAACTTGCTTCTTGGCCTTGCTGCAAAAATGTCTGAGGAACCATTTAAGATTCTGGTAAACGAAAAACACATGTCTGCTTATTGTTTGTTTCCAATCAACAAAACTCAACACGAATATGAGCTGAATTTACCATTGTTTTCCAGATTATCGACTCGATCATAGCTTTGTTCCGAGTTGATTTCACAGGAAGAGGGGAACTAGCTGACCGCCAGGTTACTTTTTTGCCTTCCATACGTTACTAACATAAAGAAGATATGGCTTTGCTAAAAAGGATAGCTTCTGTGTTGCAGCAAAAACTAGCACAGATGCTCTCCAGGATAATCAAAATCGCAGAGGAGTTCAATGTTGCCGTCTACATGACCAACCAAGGTTTTGTTTTACACTAGAAAGAAACTAGTGACATGAGAAAATcgatatattttttgagtttttcttGGTTGCTCTTTTAACTTTTCATTTGGTAATTGCAGTCATATCCGATCCAGGCGGTGGAATGTTCGTATCAGATCCAAAGAAGCCAGCAGGTGGGCATGTTCTTGCTCATGCGGTAACCATCAGGCTCAGTTTCAGGAAAGGCAAAGGAGAGCAACGTGTCTGCAAAGTCTTTGACGCACCAAATCTGCCTGAAGCCGAAGctatatcctttttttttaacaaatctaTCACAACTTGCTATTCATCCGTAATGCATAACTTTGTTTTCCTTAACAAAAGAAATCACGTCTTCCAGATTACTGCAGGAGGCGTTACAGATGCCAAAGACTAGAGCCAGCCTCGAGGAGCTCTTTATGTCTTGTTACTTATTATGCCTGCTTTCTTTCTATTATGAGTAGCCTTATTTTACCCACAGGATTTTACTTGGGAAGTTATTTTCTTACCACGACTGATATTACATCATATGCATTCGCACTGAAGCATACGTTTAtgagtatttttattattattattagcttCTTATTACCAAATACAAGCTGCAAATGCACTGAATCAGAAGTTTGTCCTTTATTCGTAGCTTCATGAGCATTAATAGATCCAGAGAAACCTTAGAATGACCAGTGTGAGAAAATCAAGAGAAAGATTGAAACACAGCCAGAGTTCAGgaaagtgaaaaaaaagaaggaaaagcTCAGCTAAAATCACATTTTAGCCTTTCAGATTTGTTGAGACCAATTCTGAACACTGCCGACTCGAGGCATTGCGCTTTCTTTCTTGGCCTCGGAATCCACTTTGAAAGTCGCACCGCACACCTGACCGGAACTGTCCACCCTTGGTACAGGCTTTAGCTCGTTCAGTGGAAACTCAAAGCTCCTCAATCCTCCAGACGAGGTAAAGAAGCACCCTGCGCATATAACCAACCATATCTGCACTTAGATCCAAGAACAGTGAGGAATGTGTATATATGTCTTCGAAAAACGCCTACCTTTAGGGAATGGCGCAAAGGATTTACCACAACCTTTCTTCACGGTTTCAACATCCTCAGAGATAACGAGATGACCTTCACCATCAGTTCCCCAAAAGAGAGGAACACTGCCATCTGCGTCCTGCAAAACATCCATAATACCTCAGTACAACAATATGTcagaaggaaaagaaaaaaaatcaaactaaccGCAGCAAGGAAGACATTTTTGGTGGTGCAGTCAAAGAGCATAAACGCAAATCTCCCTTGAAAGTCTCTAACAACTTGGTCGGCAGGGTATGGACCACGGTCTCTGAGGGCTCTGTAGGCTTCGATCACAACGGTGACCTCGGTTGCTGTTTTTGTCAGTCCATATTGCTGTTTAAGGAACGGTATGTTCTCTATATGTCCTTGGAAGATGCAGAACATATCATCATTCACAGCAAACAATCTATACCACAGAATAGGCCATTTTGAAAATCAACAATAAAAAACTCCAATAAGAACACATGATGAAACAATAGATTTATGACTCGGATCTCTCAGtgaaccaaacaaaaagaacaaCAAAGATCCTATATATTTTTCTTGCAGGCAAACACATGTTTAGACATAACTAAAATATCAAATCCATGAATGCAAGAACCTGGGAAGAAGAGGGTTCTGCTTGTCGAGAGTGCAAGCGATGAGACCAGAAGATCCGAGATTGGTGGTGACAGCACCAGGGTAGATGGAAGCGAAGTGGTTTGGTAAGAAGCCATCTTTAAGAGCACAAACAGATCCACCTTCCTGACTCTTTAGAGCCTCGGGGGCTTTCGCCACGTTCTTGTCGAATATCGCTAACATTTTCTTTCTTGATCAGAAGTAGAGAGAAAGTGACTTTAGGATCGTTGAATGGGCATTTTCTTATAGGGGCTATCGTTTCTTGAAATGGAATATAGAAATATTCGGTCCTTTTCCTCCACGTTTCAAGAATTTATTGTTTCATTTAACACGTTTTATTTTTGGCTCAATGATTATCTACTAGTATTACGTTAACGCTAGTTCCTTCCTCTTCAAGATAATGAAACCAAAAAACAGAGTAGCCTTGTTTTGATT containing:
- the LOC108862623 gene encoding meiotic recombination protein DMC1 homolog is translated as MLSALKSEETSQMQIVEREEIDDDDDLFEAIDKLIAQGINAGDVKKLQDAGIHTCNGLMMHTKKNLTGIKGLSEAKVDKICEAAEKIVNFGYMTGSDALLKRKSVVHITTGCQALDDLLGGGIETSAITEAFGEFRSGKTQLAHTLCVTTQLPTNMKGGNGKVAYIDTEGTFRPDRIVPIAERFGMDPGAVLDNIIYARAYTYEHQFNLLLGLAAKMSEEPFKILIIDSIIALFRVDFTGRGELADRQQKLAQMLSRIIKIAEEFNVAVYMTNQVISDPGGGMFVSDPKKPAGGHVLAHAVTIRLSFRKGKGEQRVCKVFDAPNLPEAEAVFQITAGGVTDAKD
- the LOC108862625 gene encoding stem-specific protein TSJT1-like, whose translation is MLAIFDKNVAKAPEALKSQEGGSVCALKDGFLPNHFASIYPGAVTTNLGSSGLIACTLDKQNPLLPRLFAVNDDMFCIFQGHIENIPFLKQQYGLTKTATEVTVVIEAYRALRDRGPYPADQVVRDFQGRFAFMLFDCTTKNVFLAADADGSVPLFWGTDGEGHLVISEDVETVKKGCGKSFAPFPKGCFFTSSGGLRSFEFPLNELKPVPRVDSSGQVCGATFKVDSEAKKESAMPRVGSVQNWSQQI